The Saccharopolyspora gloriosae genome window below encodes:
- a CDS encoding zinc-dependent metalloprotease, with amino-acid sequence MNDMPFGFSPQDPDDDRNKGESSEGRSEGGAGNSGQQSGFGFGGALPGGMGGMPGGMNFDMGQLGQMFSQLGQVLSHSGSGGSGPVNYDLAKQLAVQQLHSKQRTERPSQQEVKGVEDAVHLAELWLDPTTALPAGVRTARVWSSVDWVEQTLPTWQRLCDPVAQRMSTAWLDAMPEEAKQAAGPLLSMLGQMGGLGFGSQLGNSLAELGAEVLTSSDVGLPLAPEGTAALLPANVSRFAEGVDRPLDEVTLFLAAREAAHHRLFSHVPWLRQRLLATVEEYARGIQVDTSSLEDLASKIDPTDPSSMQELMGSNLLEPKTTPEQEAALTRLETLLALVEGWVDVVVSDALSERLPGAGALSETIRRRRASGGPAEQTFATLIGLELRPRRLRDAANLWRLMTERHGTDSRDRVWDHPDLLPDASDLDEPLDFADRWGGSSDLDDPIAAIKRAEEAEQRAAESGEGKPADSAGNSEDSDDEGDGPGAK; translated from the coding sequence ATGAATGACATGCCGTTCGGGTTCAGCCCGCAGGATCCCGACGACGACCGCAACAAAGGGGAGTCGTCGGAAGGGCGCTCCGAGGGTGGCGCCGGCAACTCCGGACAGCAGTCCGGTTTCGGCTTCGGCGGCGCCCTGCCGGGCGGCATGGGCGGCATGCCCGGGGGCATGAACTTCGACATGGGCCAGCTGGGGCAGATGTTCTCGCAGCTCGGCCAGGTGCTGAGCCACTCGGGCAGCGGCGGTTCCGGGCCGGTGAACTACGACCTCGCCAAGCAGCTCGCGGTGCAGCAGCTGCACTCGAAGCAGCGCACGGAACGCCCCAGCCAGCAGGAGGTCAAGGGCGTCGAGGACGCCGTGCACCTCGCGGAGCTGTGGCTCGACCCGACGACGGCGCTGCCCGCGGGCGTGCGCACGGCGCGGGTCTGGTCGTCGGTCGACTGGGTGGAGCAGACCTTGCCGACCTGGCAGCGGCTGTGCGACCCGGTGGCGCAGCGGATGTCCACCGCATGGCTCGACGCGATGCCCGAGGAGGCCAAGCAGGCCGCCGGGCCGCTGCTGTCCATGCTCGGCCAGATGGGCGGGCTCGGGTTCGGTTCGCAGCTGGGCAACAGCCTCGCCGAGCTCGGCGCCGAAGTGCTCACCTCGTCCGACGTGGGCCTGCCGCTGGCACCGGAGGGCACGGCCGCGCTGCTGCCTGCGAACGTGTCCCGCTTCGCGGAGGGCGTGGACCGGCCGCTGGACGAGGTCACGCTGTTCCTCGCCGCCCGCGAAGCCGCGCACCACCGCCTGTTCAGCCACGTGCCGTGGCTGCGCCAGCGGCTGCTGGCCACCGTCGAGGAGTACGCGCGCGGCATCCAGGTGGACACGTCCTCGCTGGAGGACCTCGCGAGCAAGATCGACCCGACGGACCCGAGCTCGATGCAGGAGCTGATGGGCTCCAACCTGCTGGAGCCGAAGACCACCCCGGAGCAGGAAGCTGCGCTGACCAGGCTGGAGACGCTGCTGGCGCTCGTCGAGGGCTGGGTCGACGTGGTCGTGTCCGACGCGTTGAGCGAGCGGCTGCCGGGCGCGGGCGCGCTGAGCGAGACGATCCGCAGGCGCCGGGCCAGCGGTGGCCCCGCCGAGCAGACCTTCGCCACCCTGATCGGGCTGGAGCTGCGCCCGCGGCGGCTGCGGGACGCGGCGAACCTGTGGCGGCTCATGACCGAGCGGCACGGCACCGACAGCCGGGACCGGGTGTGGGACCACCCCGACCTGCTGCCGGACGCCTCCGACCTGGACGAGCCGCTGGACTTCGCCGACCGCTGGGGCGGCTCCTCGGACCTGGACGACCCGATCGCGGCGATCAAGCGCGCCGAGGAGGCCGAGCAGCGGGCCGCCGAATCCGGCGAGGGCAAGCCGGCGGACTCCGCCGGGAATTCCGAGGACTCGGACGACGAGGGCGACGGCCCCGGCGCGAAGTGA
- a CDS encoding PDZ domain-containing protein, translating to MTSVILVAAFGLLGAFVPVPFVALGPGPTYNTLGEEAGTPVIRIDGQRTYPTAGNLNMTTVSVTDHLSMLGALGLWVSGRYALAPREVYYPPEKSEQQIEQENTQAFNDSQTSAETAAMHHLGYPTKVLAGQVVTGSPADAVLEPGDQLIAVNGKPITDPAALQAEVGRYKPGDPIRLTYRHGADPERTVPVVLGSNADGRPQGFLGVGAVGRPDVPFEIEISLADVGGPSAGLMFSLAIVDKLTPGELNGGRFIAGTGEIDETGKVGPIGGIPFKMTMAKEAGATTFLVPAGNCAEAKSQAPDGLQLARVGTLGEATHALDVIREGGVPPSC from the coding sequence GTGACCAGCGTCATCCTGGTGGCCGCTTTCGGGCTGCTCGGGGCATTCGTCCCGGTGCCGTTCGTGGCGCTCGGTCCGGGACCGACCTACAACACCCTGGGCGAAGAGGCCGGCACGCCGGTCATCCGGATCGACGGTCAGCGGACCTACCCGACCGCCGGGAACCTGAACATGACCACGGTGTCGGTGACCGATCACCTCTCGATGCTCGGCGCGCTGGGGTTGTGGGTCAGCGGTCGCTACGCGCTGGCGCCGCGCGAGGTCTACTACCCGCCGGAGAAGTCCGAGCAGCAGATCGAGCAGGAGAACACCCAGGCGTTCAACGACTCGCAGACCTCCGCGGAGACCGCGGCGATGCACCACCTGGGCTACCCGACGAAGGTGCTGGCCGGGCAGGTCGTCACCGGCAGCCCCGCCGACGCGGTGCTCGAACCCGGTGACCAGCTGATCGCCGTGAACGGCAAGCCGATCACCGATCCGGCGGCGCTGCAGGCCGAGGTCGGGCGCTACAAGCCGGGCGACCCGATCCGGCTCACCTACCGCCACGGCGCCGATCCGGAGCGCACGGTCCCGGTGGTGCTGGGCTCGAACGCAGACGGGCGCCCGCAGGGCTTCCTGGGAGTCGGCGCGGTCGGCCGCCCGGACGTGCCCTTCGAGATCGAGATCAGCCTCGCCGACGTCGGCGGTCCCTCCGCGGGACTGATGTTCTCGCTGGCCATCGTGGACAAGCTGACGCCGGGCGAGCTCAACGGCGGCCGGTTCATCGCGGGCACGGGGGAGATCGACGAGACCGGCAAGGTCGGCCCGATCGGTGGCATCCCGTTCAAGATGACCATGGCCAAGGAGGCCGGGGCGACCACGTTCCTGGTTCCCGCGGGCAACTGCGCCGAAGCGAAGTCCCAGGCCCCCGACGGGCTCCAGCTCGCCCGGGTCGGCACCTTGGGCGAGGCGACGCACGCCCTCGACGTGATCCGCGAAGGCGGCGTCCCGCCGAGCTGCTGA
- a CDS encoding PPA1309 family protein, whose translation MSAAHGEDLAAALPGAAREIEDFVAAAGWDQPTQVFALVPTEQLLAAEPNLADEVDGNSPLTPIAQESLPAEDLAEALSRIVWPEQVAGCALVQEIVVLPPEAEASLPAEDEQARNAAAEHPDRQEARLVAAVLRAGHETCVLRLRASGEEGEAGERVQDPSLAPNLLRALHETFAA comes from the coding sequence ATGTCAGCCGCTCACGGCGAGGACCTCGCCGCCGCCCTGCCCGGAGCCGCCCGCGAGATCGAGGATTTCGTGGCCGCCGCGGGCTGGGACCAGCCCACCCAGGTGTTCGCCCTGGTCCCCACCGAGCAGCTGCTCGCCGCCGAGCCGAACCTGGCCGACGAGGTGGACGGGAACTCCCCGCTGACGCCGATCGCGCAGGAGTCGCTGCCCGCCGAGGACCTCGCTGAGGCGCTGTCCCGGATCGTGTGGCCGGAGCAGGTCGCGGGATGCGCGCTGGTGCAGGAGATCGTGGTGCTGCCCCCGGAGGCGGAGGCCTCGCTGCCCGCCGAGGACGAGCAGGCCCGCAACGCCGCCGCCGAGCACCCCGACCGGCAGGAGGCGCGACTGGTCGCCGCGGTGCTGCGGGCCGGTCACGAGACCTGCGTGCTGCGGCTGCGCGCGAGCGGCGAGGAAGGCGAAGCCGGCGAGCGGGTGCAGGACCCGTCGCTGGCCCCGAACCTCCTGCGCGCCCTGCACGAGACCTTCGCGGCCTGA
- a CDS encoding UPF0182 family protein, with amino-acid sequence MRPPVGMPKLSRRSRILLIIGVVVLAALIVWSSLVGAYVDWLWFGEVGYRGVFTTQLLTRIGLGAAAAVFLGAVLLLNLWIAYRSRPVFVPITGPDDPLARYRTVISARPVLLAVGVSGAVAVLGGLAAQADWQTFQLFLNSVPFGQTDPEFGHDVSFYTFQLPFYRWLLSWAFVAVTIAFLGSLVTHYIFGGVRLAGRAGQLSAPTRVQLAILAGLFVLLKAVDYFFDRYDLLLSRRNSLFTGATYTDLNAVMPAKLILLCIAVFCAFAFFAAVFLRDLRIPALATVLLVLSSVLVGAVGPALLEQFSVRPNANQREAESIRRNIAATRQAFDIGEDKVEVHDYPGVTNLRPQQVADDTGTIPNIRLLDPSVLSDTFTQLTQQYNFYGFPDKLDVDRYRDENGKLQDYLVALREINTAGLAENQQSWINQHMVYTHGNGFVSAPADRVDSTLEDGRTQGGYPVFSVSDVANDGRGKIPVDQPRSYFGELASTYAIVGGNPGEAPREYDTDRSAYTYDGKGGVPLGNWFNRLVFAAHHAERNILFNQAIGENSKIIYERNPRDRVQKVAPWLKVDGDPYPAVVDGHIKWIIDGYTTLNNYPYSEITEFGEATNDTLRGVQRQPNQQINYIRNSVKATVDAYDGTVDLYETDDTKPDPVLKAWEGVFPGVVKPSSEISPQLREHFRYPEDMFKVQRSLLTKYHVDNPGDFYSTQTFWEVPPDPTSGGQGGAAEDGNQQPPYYVVAQVEGQDQPTFQLTSALTALRRQNMAAWVSASSDPENYGKLNVLRLPTDTQTAGPNQVQNQMESTPEVTENRTLFNNPNVKAIFGNLLTLPVKGGLLYVEPIYIQRNEQDSYPQLARVLVSFGGNVGFAETLPKALEQVFGAGAGDATGDGGGEQPPGQRPPRPQQPGQQPTPELSSAVNDIQGALERVRTSQQSGNLGDLGSALQQLEQAVGRFEQLQGNGG; translated from the coding sequence ATGCGGCCCCCGGTTGGAATGCCGAAACTGTCCCGGCGGAGCCGGATCCTGCTGATCATCGGCGTGGTCGTGCTCGCCGCCTTGATCGTCTGGTCCAGCCTCGTCGGCGCCTACGTCGACTGGCTGTGGTTCGGCGAAGTGGGCTATCGGGGGGTGTTCACCACCCAACTGCTGACCCGGATCGGACTCGGCGCCGCCGCCGCGGTCTTCCTCGGCGCCGTGCTGCTGCTGAACCTGTGGATCGCCTACCGGAGCCGGCCGGTGTTCGTGCCGATCACCGGCCCCGACGATCCGCTGGCCCGCTACCGGACGGTGATCAGCGCGCGGCCGGTGCTGCTCGCCGTCGGCGTCTCCGGCGCCGTCGCGGTGCTCGGCGGACTCGCGGCGCAGGCCGATTGGCAGACGTTCCAGCTGTTCCTCAACAGCGTGCCGTTCGGGCAGACCGATCCCGAGTTCGGCCACGACGTCAGCTTCTACACGTTCCAGCTGCCGTTCTACCGCTGGCTGCTGTCCTGGGCCTTCGTCGCGGTGACCATCGCCTTCCTGGGGTCCTTGGTCACGCACTACATCTTCGGCGGCGTGCGGCTCGCCGGACGCGCCGGGCAGCTGTCGGCCCCCACCCGGGTGCAGCTGGCGATCCTGGCCGGGCTGTTCGTGCTGCTGAAGGCGGTCGACTACTTCTTCGACCGCTACGACCTGCTGCTGTCGCGGCGGAACTCGCTGTTCACCGGTGCCACCTACACCGACCTGAACGCGGTGATGCCGGCCAAGCTGATCCTGCTGTGCATCGCGGTGTTCTGCGCCTTCGCGTTCTTCGCCGCGGTGTTCCTGCGCGACCTGCGGATCCCGGCGCTGGCCACGGTCCTGCTGGTGCTCTCCAGCGTGCTCGTCGGCGCGGTCGGCCCGGCGCTGCTGGAGCAGTTCTCGGTGCGGCCCAACGCCAACCAGCGCGAGGCGGAGTCCATCCGCCGCAACATCGCGGCCACCCGCCAGGCCTTCGACATCGGCGAGGACAAGGTCGAGGTGCACGACTACCCGGGCGTGACGAACCTGCGTCCGCAGCAGGTCGCCGACGACACCGGGACCATCCCGAACATCCGGTTGCTGGACCCCAGCGTCCTGTCCGACACGTTCACCCAGCTCACCCAGCAGTACAACTTCTACGGCTTCCCGGACAAGCTCGACGTCGACCGCTACCGGGACGAGAACGGGAAGCTGCAGGACTACCTGGTCGCGCTCCGCGAGATCAACACGGCGGGGCTGGCCGAGAACCAGCAGTCGTGGATCAACCAGCACATGGTCTACACGCACGGCAACGGGTTCGTGAGCGCGCCCGCCGACCGCGTCGACTCCACCCTCGAGGACGGCCGCACCCAGGGCGGCTACCCGGTGTTCTCCGTCAGCGACGTCGCCAACGACGGCCGCGGCAAGATCCCGGTGGACCAGCCGCGCAGCTACTTCGGCGAACTCGCCTCGACCTACGCCATCGTCGGCGGCAATCCCGGCGAGGCGCCCCGCGAGTACGACACCGACCGCAGCGCCTACACCTACGACGGCAAGGGCGGCGTGCCGCTCGGGAACTGGTTCAACCGGCTCGTGTTCGCGGCGCACCACGCCGAGCGCAACATCCTGTTCAACCAGGCCATCGGGGAGAACTCGAAGATCATCTACGAGCGGAACCCGCGGGACCGGGTGCAGAAGGTCGCACCCTGGCTCAAGGTCGACGGCGACCCGTACCCCGCCGTGGTCGACGGGCACATCAAGTGGATCATCGACGGCTACACCACGCTGAACAACTACCCGTACTCCGAGATCACCGAGTTCGGCGAAGCCACCAACGACACGTTGCGCGGCGTGCAGCGCCAGCCGAACCAGCAGATCAACTACATCCGGAACTCGGTGAAGGCCACCGTCGACGCCTACGACGGCACCGTCGACCTGTACGAAACCGACGACACCAAGCCCGACCCGGTGCTCAAGGCCTGGGAAGGCGTGTTCCCCGGCGTCGTCAAGCCCTCCTCGGAGATCAGCCCGCAGCTGCGCGAGCACTTCCGCTACCCGGAGGACATGTTCAAGGTGCAGCGCTCGCTGCTCACCAAGTACCACGTCGACAACCCCGGTGACTTCTACTCCACCCAGACCTTCTGGGAAGTCCCGCCGGACCCCACCAGCGGCGGACAGGGCGGCGCGGCCGAAGACGGCAACCAGCAACCGCCGTACTACGTCGTCGCCCAGGTCGAAGGCCAGGACCAGCCGACGTTCCAGCTCACCAGCGCCCTCACCGCGCTGCGGCGGCAGAACATGGCCGCCTGGGTCTCCGCGTCCTCCGACCCGGAGAACTACGGCAAGCTCAACGTCCTGCGGTTGCCGACCGACACCCAGACGGCCGGGCCCAACCAGGTGCAGAACCAGATGGAGTCCACCCCGGAGGTCACCGAGAACCGGACGTTGTTCAACAACCCCAACGTCAAGGCGATCTTCGGGAACCTGCTGACGCTGCCCGTCAAGGGCGGCCTGCTCTACGTGGAACCGATCTACATCCAGCGCAACGAGCAGGACTCCTACCCGCAGCTCGCCAGGGTCCTGGTGTCCTTCGGCGGCAACGTCGGCTTCGCCGAAACCCTGCCCAAGGCGCTGGAACAGGTCTTCGGCGCCGGAGCCGGGGACGCCACCGGTGACGGAGGCGGCGAGCAGCCTCCGGGGCAGCGGCCCCCCAGGCCGCAACAGCCCGGGCAGCAGCCCACGCCCGAACTCAGCAGCGCCGTCAACGACATCCAAGGCGCTCTGGAGCGGGTGCGGACCTCGCAGCAGTCCGGCAACCTCGGTGACCTGGGCAGCGCGCTCCAGCAGCTGGAGCAGGCCGTCGGCCGCTTCGAGCAGCTCCAGGGCAACGGCGGTTGA
- a CDS encoding helix-turn-helix transcriptional regulator — protein MTELNSTSAALLGLLHDGPKTGGQLVAAATERFGGFFSVTRSQVYRELPALTESGLLRLGKQGPRSSQQYAITAAGKRAFKSWLNTEPGPDNVRSPLILRLVHAGSLTPKQRAALVESARVQYTARLDEAKNAAKASADPYEKAAADFTVAHNRAIVKLLDSIPE, from the coding sequence GTGACTGAGCTGAACTCGACATCCGCCGCCCTGCTAGGGCTGCTGCACGACGGCCCGAAGACCGGGGGGCAGCTCGTCGCTGCCGCCACCGAACGATTCGGTGGATTCTTCAGCGTGACCCGCAGCCAGGTGTACCGCGAGCTCCCCGCGCTCACCGAGTCCGGATTGCTGCGCCTCGGCAAGCAGGGGCCGCGGTCCAGCCAGCAGTACGCGATCACCGCGGCCGGCAAGCGGGCCTTCAAGTCCTGGCTGAACACCGAACCCGGCCCCGACAACGTGCGCAGCCCGCTGATCCTGCGCCTCGTGCACGCCGGTTCGCTGACGCCGAAGCAGCGCGCCGCGCTCGTCGAATCGGCCAGGGTGCAGTACACCGCGCGATTGGACGAGGCGAAGAACGCGGCGAAGGCCTCCGCGGACCCGTACGAGAAGGCCGCGGCCGATTTCACCGTCGCCCACAACCGGGCCATCGTCAAACTCCTGGACAGCATTCCGGAATGA
- the prfB gene encoding peptide chain release factor 2 — protein MNPDVAADIKDLSTTLEGIESVMGLDELRAKIAELEAEAAKPNLWDDVEYAQKISSQLVHRQAELRKITDLRQRVEDLEVLYELSEDEGDQAGLDEADGERKRLKKELDALEVRTLLSGDYDEREAVVTVRAEAGGIDAADFAEMLMRMYVRWAERHEYPVEVYDTSYAEEAGVKQATFRINAPYAYGTLSVEQGTHRLVRISPFDNQGRRQTSFAGVEVLPVVEETDHVEIPEKDIRVDVFRSSGPGGQSVNTTDSAVRITHAPTGIVVSCQNEKSQLQNKAAALRVLQSKLLARKKEEERAELNALKDSGSSWGNQMRSYVLHPYQMVKDLRTEFEVGNPDAVLDGQIDGFLEAGIRWRRQQDG, from the coding sequence GTGAATCCCGACGTCGCCGCAGATATCAAGGACCTGTCCACCACGCTCGAAGGCATTGAGAGCGTCATGGGCCTCGACGAGTTGCGGGCGAAGATCGCCGAACTGGAAGCCGAGGCGGCGAAGCCGAACCTCTGGGACGACGTCGAGTACGCGCAGAAGATCAGCAGCCAGCTGGTGCACCGCCAGGCCGAGCTGCGCAAGATCACCGACCTGCGCCAGCGCGTGGAGGACCTCGAAGTCCTCTACGAGCTCAGCGAGGACGAAGGCGATCAGGCCGGGCTGGACGAGGCCGACGGCGAGCGCAAGCGGCTGAAGAAGGAGCTCGACGCCCTCGAGGTCCGCACGCTGCTGTCCGGCGACTACGACGAGCGGGAAGCCGTCGTCACCGTCCGGGCCGAAGCGGGCGGGATCGACGCCGCCGACTTCGCCGAGATGCTCATGCGGATGTACGTGCGCTGGGCCGAGCGCCACGAATACCCGGTCGAGGTCTACGACACCTCCTACGCGGAAGAGGCCGGCGTCAAGCAGGCGACCTTCCGCATCAACGCGCCCTACGCCTACGGCACGCTGTCGGTCGAGCAGGGCACGCACCGGCTGGTGCGGATCTCGCCGTTCGACAACCAGGGCCGGCGCCAGACGTCGTTCGCCGGTGTCGAGGTGCTGCCGGTCGTGGAGGAGACCGACCACGTGGAGATCCCGGAGAAGGACATCCGCGTCGACGTGTTCCGCTCCTCCGGTCCCGGCGGGCAGAGCGTGAACACCACCGACTCCGCGGTCCGCATCACCCACGCTCCCACCGGGATCGTGGTCTCCTGCCAGAACGAGAAGTCGCAGCTGCAGAACAAGGCCGCCGCGCTGCGCGTGCTCCAGTCGAAGCTGCTGGCCCGCAAGAAGGAAGAGGAGCGCGCCGAGCTCAACGCGCTCAAGGACAGCGGCTCCAGCTGGGGCAACCAGATGCGCTCCTACGTGCTGCACCCGTACCAGATGGTCAAGGACCTGCGGACCGAGTTCGAGGTCGGCAACCCGGACGCGGTGCTCGACGGGCAGATCGACGGGTTCCTGGAAGCGGGCATCCGCTGGCGCCGCCAGCAGGACGGCTGA
- the ftsE gene encoding cell division ATP-binding protein FtsE → MIRLEHVSKGYKTSTRPALDDVSVGVGKGEFVFLIGPSGSGKSTFLRLLLREDVPTRGRVFVADWNVAKLPRRRVPRLRQRIGCVFQDFRLLTNKTVAENVAFALEVIGKPRHTIRKVVPEVLQLVGLEGKADRMPNELSGGEQQRVAIARAFVNRPLVLLCDEPTGNLDPDTSQDIMLLLERINRTGTTVIMATHDHSIVDSMRRRVVELSLGKVIRDDARGVYGVGR, encoded by the coding sequence GTGATCCGGCTTGAGCACGTGTCCAAGGGATACAAAACCTCGACCCGCCCCGCGCTCGACGACGTCTCCGTGGGTGTCGGCAAAGGCGAATTCGTGTTCCTCATCGGCCCTTCCGGCTCGGGGAAGTCCACGTTCCTGCGGCTACTGCTCCGCGAGGACGTGCCGACCCGCGGCCGGGTGTTCGTGGCCGACTGGAACGTCGCGAAACTCCCGCGGCGCCGAGTGCCGCGGCTACGACAGCGAATCGGCTGCGTGTTCCAGGACTTCCGGCTGCTCACCAACAAGACCGTCGCCGAGAACGTCGCGTTCGCGCTGGAGGTCATCGGCAAGCCCCGGCACACCATCCGCAAGGTGGTGCCCGAGGTCTTGCAGCTCGTCGGCTTGGAAGGCAAGGCCGACCGGATGCCGAACGAGCTCTCCGGTGGCGAGCAGCAGCGCGTGGCGATCGCGCGGGCGTTCGTGAACCGGCCGCTGGTGCTGCTGTGCGACGAGCCCACGGGCAACCTCGACCCCGACACCAGCCAGGACATCATGTTGCTGCTGGAGCGGATCAACCGCACCGGCACCACGGTGATCATGGCGACGCACGACCACTCGATCGTGGACTCGATGCGGCGTCGAGTCGTGGAACTGAGCCTCGGCAAAGTGATCCGCGACGACGCCCGCGGCGTCTACGGCGTCGGTCGCTGA
- the ftsX gene encoding permease-like cell division protein FtsX, translating to MRASFVFSEVVNGLRRNVTMTIAMILTTAISVGLLGGGLLVVRLIDRMQEVYQDRVEVVVFMTDDVSANDPDCTQQPCANLKSELTRSSGVDSVKYENREAAFQNFNKVFETMPELRDVARVEAMPASLRVKLTDQERFGAIQQKFEGQPGVDSVVDQADYLDRLFSVLNGVRNATFSIALVQAVGALLLISNTIQLSAFTRRTETGIMRLVGATRWYTQLPFLLEAMVSGLIGALLAVVGLLISKAAFIDRVMSPVFGTGIIPEIGYGDIAAVSPIMLLVAAAISATTGYVTLRLYVRL from the coding sequence ATGCGCGCGAGCTTCGTATTCAGCGAGGTCGTCAACGGCCTTCGGCGCAACGTGACGATGACCATCGCCATGATCCTCACCACGGCCATCTCGGTCGGCCTGCTCGGTGGCGGTCTCCTGGTGGTCCGGTTGATCGACCGGATGCAGGAGGTCTACCAGGACCGCGTCGAGGTCGTGGTGTTCATGACCGATGACGTCAGCGCCAACGACCCGGACTGCACCCAGCAGCCCTGCGCGAACCTCAAGTCCGAACTGACCCGCTCGTCCGGCGTGGACTCGGTGAAGTACGAGAACCGGGAAGCCGCGTTCCAGAACTTCAACAAGGTCTTCGAGACCATGCCCGAGCTGCGCGACGTCGCCCGCGTCGAAGCGATGCCCGCCTCGCTGCGGGTGAAGCTCACCGACCAGGAGCGCTTCGGCGCGATCCAGCAGAAGTTCGAAGGCCAGCCCGGCGTGGACAGCGTCGTCGACCAGGCCGACTACCTGGACCGGCTGTTCAGCGTGCTCAACGGCGTGCGCAACGCGACCTTCTCGATCGCGCTGGTGCAGGCGGTCGGTGCGCTGCTGCTGATCTCCAACACCATTCAGCTCTCCGCGTTCACGCGGCGAACGGAGACCGGCATCATGCGGCTGGTGGGGGCGACGCGCTGGTACACCCAGCTGCCGTTCCTCCTGGAAGCGATGGTGTCCGGTCTGATCGGTGCGCTGCTGGCCGTCGTCGGACTGCTGATCTCGAAGGCGGCGTTCATCGACAGGGTCATGTCGCCGGTGTTCGGCACCGGCATCATCCCCGAGATCGGCTACGGCGACATCGCCGCGGTGTCCCCGATCATGCTGCTGGTGGCGGCGGCGATCTCCGCGACGACCGGTTACGTGACGCTGCGGCTGTACGTGCGGCTCTAG
- the smpB gene encoding SsrA-binding protein SmpB: MVKERGRKPIAQNRKARHDWSVLDTYEAGIVLTGTEVKSLRQGKASLVDAFGTVDHGEVWLRNAHIPEYTEGTWTNHEPRRSRKLLLHRGEILRLVGKIKENGLSLVPLSMYFSDGKAKVELALARGKKAHDKRHDMAKRDADREMQRHIGRIRKGRV; this comes from the coding sequence ATGGTGAAGGAACGCGGGCGCAAGCCGATCGCGCAGAACCGCAAGGCGCGGCACGACTGGTCGGTGCTGGACACCTACGAGGCCGGGATCGTGCTGACCGGCACCGAGGTGAAGAGCCTGCGACAGGGCAAGGCGTCGCTGGTGGACGCGTTCGGCACGGTCGACCACGGCGAGGTGTGGCTGCGCAACGCGCACATCCCGGAGTACACCGAGGGCACGTGGACCAACCACGAACCGCGGCGCTCCCGGAAGCTGCTGCTGCACCGGGGTGAGATCCTCCGCCTCGTCGGCAAGATCAAGGAGAACGGGCTGAGCCTGGTCCCGCTGTCGATGTACTTCTCCGACGGCAAGGCCAAGGTCGAACTGGCCCTGGCGCGCGGCAAGAAGGCGCACGACAAGCGCCACGACATGGCCAAGCGGGACGCCGACCGCGAGATGCAGCGCCACATCGGCAGGATCCGCAAAGGACGGGTGTGA
- a CDS encoding amidohydrolase family protein codes for MSPLAGPATDVDVRGWLDELGIPGLVDLHTHFLPERMLHKVWAYFDQARTHYGMDWPVQYRHDEPTRLRLLDELGVTTFAPLVYPHKPGMAEWLNSWALDFGHRTPGAVPTATLYPEPGMAGSMRDALDAGARCVKVHVQVGGFDPRDDLLDEVWGVLAEAAVPVVIHCGHGPIRGEHTGLDVFGEVLRRHPSLTVVLAHAGMPDYEAALRLVESFPRVHLDTTMVGVAFSERFAPLPADWPARLVPVRDRIVLGTDYPNIPYPYADQLAAIAGWAAADERLGAEFLRSVLHDAPSRLLGL; via the coding sequence GTGAGCCCGCTCGCCGGACCGGCCACCGACGTGGACGTGCGCGGCTGGCTCGACGAGCTCGGCATCCCCGGCCTCGTCGACCTGCACACCCACTTCCTGCCGGAGCGGATGCTGCACAAGGTGTGGGCGTACTTCGACCAGGCGCGCACGCACTACGGCATGGACTGGCCGGTGCAGTACCGCCACGACGAACCCACCCGGCTGCGGCTGCTCGACGAGCTCGGGGTGACGACGTTCGCCCCGCTGGTCTACCCGCACAAGCCCGGCATGGCGGAGTGGCTCAACTCGTGGGCGCTGGACTTCGGGCACCGCACACCGGGCGCCGTGCCGACGGCGACGCTGTACCCGGAGCCGGGCATGGCGGGGTCGATGCGCGACGCCCTCGACGCGGGGGCGCGGTGCGTGAAGGTCCACGTGCAGGTCGGTGGTTTCGACCCGCGCGACGACCTGCTCGACGAGGTGTGGGGCGTGCTCGCGGAAGCCGCGGTGCCCGTCGTGATCCACTGCGGGCACGGCCCGATCCGGGGCGAGCACACCGGGCTCGACGTGTTCGGCGAAGTGCTGCGACGGCACCCGTCGCTGACCGTCGTGCTGGCCCACGCCGGGATGCCGGACTACGAGGCAGCGCTGCGGCTCGTGGAGAGCTTCCCGCGCGTGCACCTGGACACGACGATGGTCGGAGTGGCGTTCAGCGAGCGGTTCGCCCCGCTGCCCGCCGACTGGCCAGCGCGGCTCGTGCCGGTGCGGGACCGGATCGTGCTGGGCACCGACTACCCGAACATCCCGTACCCCTACGCCGACCAGCTCGCCGCCATCGCCGGCTGGGCCGCCGCCGACGAGCGGTTGGGGGCGGAGTTCCTGCGCAGCGTGCTGCACGACGCGCCGAGCCGACTTCTGGGTCTGTGA